A stretch of Antennarius striatus isolate MH-2024 chromosome 6, ASM4005453v1, whole genome shotgun sequence DNA encodes these proteins:
- the mab21l1 gene encoding putative nucleotidyltransferase MAB21L1: MIAAQAKLVYHLNKYYNEKCQSRKAAISKTIREVCKVVSDVLKEVEVQEPRFISSLSEMDNRFEGLEVISPTEFEVVLYLNQMGVFNFVDDGSLPGCAVLKLSDGRKRSMSLWVEFITASGYLSARKIRSRFQTLVAQAVDKCSYRDVVKMVADTSEVKLRIRDRYVVQITPAFKCTGIWPRSAAHWPLPHIPWPGPNRVAEVKAEGFNLLSKECYSLNGKQSSAESDAWVLQFAEAENRLLLGGCRKKCLSVLKALRDRHLELPGQPLNNYHMKSLVSYECEKHPRESDWDENCLGDRLNGILLQLISCLQCRRCPHYFLPNLDLFQGKPHSALENAAKQTWRLAREILTNPKSLEKL; this comes from the coding sequence ATGATAGCCGCCCAGGCAAAGCTGGTGTACCACCTCAACAAATACTACAACGAGAAGTGTCAGTCTCGAAAAGCTGCCATCTCCAAGACCATCCGGGAGGTGTGCAAGGTGGTATCGGATGTCCTAAAGGAGGTCGAGGTGCAGGAACCCCGCTTCATCAGCTCTCTCAGCGAGATGGATAATCGTTTCGAGGGGCTGGAGGTCATTTCACCCACCGAGTTCGAGGTTGTACTCTATCTGAATCAGATGGGGGTATTCAACTTTGTGGATGACGGATCTCTCCCGGGATGCGCCGTGCTTAAGCTCAGCGACGGTCGCAAGAGGAGCATGTCTCTTTGGGTTGAATTCATCACAGCCTCCGGTTATCTCTCGGCGCGCAAGATCCGATCGAGATTCCAGACATTAGTGGCGCAGGCAGTGGATAAATGTAGTTATAGAGATGTCGTCAAAATGGTCGCTGACACGAGTGAAGTGAAGTTGCGCATTAGAGACAGATACGTCGTGCAAATTACACCGGCGTTCAAGTGCACGGGGATCTGGCCACGGAGCGCAGCGCACTGGCCTCTTCCACACATCCCCTGGCCCGGACCTAACCGAGTTGCAGAAGTCAAAGCGGAAGGTTTCAATCTCTTATCCAAAGAGTGTTACTCTCTGAACGGCAAACAGAGCTCAGCAGAGAGCGACGCCTGGGTCTTGCAGTTCGCCGAGGCCGAAAACCGGCTCCTCCTGGGTGGATGTCGGAAGAAGTGTTTGTCAGTCCTCAAAGCGCTACGCGACCGTCACCTCGAACTGCCCGGACAACCACTGAACAACTACCACATGAAAAGTTTGGTTTCCTACGAGTGCGAGAAGCATCCAAGGGAGTCGGACTGGGATGAGAACTGTCTCGGTGATCGCCTGAACGGGATACTATTGCAGCTTATTTCATGTTTGCAGTGCAGAAGATGTCCGCACTATTTTCTGCCAAATTTAGACCTATTTCAAGGAAAACCCCATTCTGCTCTTGAAAATGCAGCCAAACAGACTTGGCGACTGGCAAGAGAAATACTGACCAACCCCAAAAGCTTGGAGAAACTCTGA